The following nucleotide sequence is from Rhineura floridana isolate rRhiFlo1 chromosome 9, rRhiFlo1.hap2, whole genome shotgun sequence.
cccatccctgctattgaATACTATTGTTCTTCACCCAAAGACCTAAAGCATCCTAAAGAATAAACTTACTGTACACATCCAACCTTGCTGTGCAGGACACAATCCCAGCCTCATTCTTTGCTGACACAGTGTACCAACCAGCATCATCTTTTGTAGCTCCCTGAACAAGCAGGCAGATATAGCCATGGTTATCCTGGTGCATGCTGGAAAGGAAGTAAATAAGAATAGTGAGAAAGCTGCATACAtgcatgatttttaactgtaataGTTTTCTCATTCAGAATTTGAATTTAAGATGATAGTTTTCAATCCCTTGATTAGATCAAAACCAGCGATTAATTTCAGGGCAAGTTGAGCCTACCCACAACTTTTCCCGGGTAAATCTAAGCTTACCCATCACTTTTACCACTGTTGCCCCCTCCCATTGGGAAATGAAAAGATAtaattcagggatgggaaacctgtgcctctccagatgttgttggactacaagtaccatcatccctgaccattggccatgctataaGAAACCAACATTTATCTCCTGTTCCTTCCCTCCCTATTTTTTCTTGTGCTATACTCATCCCATACTCCACCACCCAAACCTATGGCATTCTGCAGCCTACTATGTTTGGAGAAGGTTTTTGACATCAAGATGGAGAGTGGAGGTTTGGCATCCTGCTGTGTTCAGCTGTTTGTTTGCAATACTTATTATGGGTATTTTTGAAGAATTTAGAAATAACACTTTATTACATGTTATTTTTTGGGATTTTTTTGTTTAGCCAAACACAGCATTTTTGTCTATTTAAAACTTTACTTTATTGTACTGTAATtgtcagggttttttaaatatatataataaagcAGTATGACCCAATGTGGTGAATGATATGTTGATCATTAAAGTAAGCATCTGGTAGATATACTCCTATCAACACATGctttcaataaaaataaaaagaaagcttTTAATTCAATTTCATTTTGCAAAACTCAGTCTTCCTATGCTGTGAGCCACAAAATCAAATTCAGCTATACTGTGTTTCCCACTGCCAGGAGACTGtcagtccccccccctccaaaaacctACCGCCATTACAGCCCATCCACAGATCCCAAGCCTACTCAAGAAATCAAAGTGAATTTAACCGCTGACCAACACAATACACCagctgtggggaaactttggcactccagatgttgctgaattacaattctcatcatccctggctgttgaccatgcttgttggggctgatggaagtttatttatttaaaatatttctctcccactcttctactctacaatagggcactcagggcggctcacaataaaatcatacacaatacaGTCACAGAAACATTAATTGTAGTTCAGTCATATTtgcagggccaaaggctccccacacctgcaatacATGAACTTTTCAATATTCATCAGAGATTCAGAAATTAACAAATGGCAACTAACCTCACTCTGTCAGTGTTGTATGTCAGTGactcattttctttcttccagaaGATCTGAGGGTGTGGCACACCTGAAACCCGGCATTCCAGTCGCACGGGATACCCCTCAGCTACTCCTGTGTTTTGTAGCTTTTCTACAAATACAGGTGGCTTGTGTGCTTCCTTAGCTGTAAGAAAAGACATGACTTGTTGTCATCCCTCCTTTGCACTAATAAAATATTTCATACTTATTTTCCCGAGTTGCCTTGGTGTTTCTGAGCAGGAGCAGCACATGGCAGCTAGTGGCACTGGGAAAGGCAAAGTTTTCTCCATTTGCCAATGGTCATGATGCAGGAACCTAATGCCCCCAACAAATTAGAAAAATATACAAGGGCAATATACAAGGCAGCCTCACATTGATTTCAACTGAAAGTTGTACAGATTCTTATTTCTCACCCGCTGAAATCAGGAACTTAAAAGTGCTCAGCTGCCTGGGGATTATGCtgagtttttaattgtgttttttaaacaaacaaaaaacacagaagaGCAAATGCTAATAAAAGTTGTTCATATCTTTAGTGGGATGAGGGTAACGTCCCTGCTTtaatttccccctcacacagAGGCTTTGTAAGCCTTCTCTTAGCTGCACCGGACCTGCTTTTGCACAATTCCCCTCCCCAGGTGCAGTGCTATTTAAATTATCCAAGCACATGGGTGTGGGAGGGGCTGATTTCAAGGGCCTTTTTACTAAGTAAGgagaccccctccccttcttgaaGGCAGGATGTTGATCCCATGATTAGAACCCAGGCAATTTTTCCCATTTGTGGTTGGAACTTTCACATATTAGCAAAGCAACATGGAAACTACTCAGAGAAGCTAGGATAACATTTAAACATCCCCTATAGTCAAACACACTGCTCCTTCATACAGTCATTGCTCTGGATGCACTCGTCTCTACAATGTGAGCTATTGCAGAGTGAATTCAGCTCACCAATTCACCAAATTTAGAATGAATCCACCAAGAACTACTAAACATCCCATATGCAGTTTGATAGCACTGAGAGAAATGCAGTGGTTGCTCACCCATCTAGAGTATCTTCCATTAATTATATACTTGCGAGCATTTTTCTTGCTTATTTGAAAGCTGGTGTAGTGCAGTTTAAACAGAAGGCATCAGCTGAAAGTTCAGTTTGCCCATTAATTAACTAGGGGTGCCTACAGACTGTCATaattttcaagtgggattcaatcacatcccaGCAAATTCAGACTGCACagtacagtcccctttcacctgtggtctgattcttcatgaacagaactactttggtaaagacagtcaGCTCCTGAGCCTAGCTTTGAtgttgcattaggtatctcagtgttagattccacctgaaaaacgaATTTGTCcacactacaagtttagggaagggtagagagaaaataaatacttcaggGTATGTTTGTTAATTCCTCCTTGAGAATCCCTCCTTCTAaccttgttcctggcctttatattttccttccaGTTGAACAACCAAATGAGGCTTTTGTGTGCCCTCGCTCTGCCTTATTCACTAAATTTTTCAGaggctcctattcttaaattgcttctaTTCTTAAATCAAAGtattattctttaaatggaggttgtcattgtcatgTCACAAACTGAAAAGGCAATTTCTAAAAAAAGCACAGCTCGAGGATGGTGGTGGTGCGGTGCTACAGGCCTAACTGGATAGCTTTAGGCAAGCAATCCCCTCTTACAGTCAGGACCACATGGTAGCCTTACCCATCATCTCCCCAAATGTGGGCTTATGTACCAAGAAAATGGttgtgaagtgctttgagcacTTATTAATTTTTTCCTGAGAACATCTCTCTAGGACTCTTGGAAAATAAAGAAGAGTGTAATTGATTATCCCCAAATTCTAAAAGCCAAAGGAGAAAATGATTCACTGTCAAAGAGGCAAAATGCATCTTCAAAAAGAGCAGCGCAAAAAGCAACACTATGTCAGAATAAATGACTCCTTGTAAACTAAGCAGGAGACCAGTTATGGAGATGTTTGTTACCTGCTACAATCAGTTCCAGGCTGAATGTGTTCTGACCAGCTCGATTGGTGGCAACACATGTATAGATGCCGGCATCCTTTGCTGTGACAGGCTCTATGATCAAGGAGTGCACACCATTTTCACGTACAAGCATTTTGTGGGAGCTATCAGAACGCATTACTCTTCCATTGAGTTGCCAGCTGATATCTGGAGTTGGCAAGCCACTGACCTTTCAAACAGAAAGCAGAAGAGGCCTCAGTGAGCCAAAAGCATGGAGAGACTGTAGAAAGAGTATCAGCATTTGTTTGGATATATTGTGTTAAAGTGCATTGAGAACTGAAGGCTTGGAACTACCGCCTggaaaaaatccccccccccttccagacCTTCAAGACTATATATGTATCAAAATCCATCATCACTTTTAAAGCTATATTTGAGAGGACTTCCAAGCACCCTTAGCCTTCAATGGCAAAGTGTAGTTCCATCTGAATAGACGTTCCTTAATAGCTTTAGATATCATGACATACAGAATGATAAACCTCCACATGCAGTCAGTCAGCTCCTTATACTTTTGTCCTTGATTACTACCAAGAGTAGGAATCTTTTCAATAGTCTTTTCTCCACAGCAATTGCATGGAGCCAAGCActgtaaaataataaataaataaataaataaataaataaaaggaggaaTGTGTTGGAAATCTTTCACTGAACTTGAAATTCCGTTCCAGCGATACACCATTTGCCACTTATTATACTCTGTATTCAGGATGCTTTGAACCAACCACAGCTTGTTCAAATATGTGTATCATTAATAACAACTACTGCTTATAAAATGTTTTAGCACCCATGTCATGAAAAGCTCAGGAGGGcttcaattacatctgatacagagactgcgaccataccttcctgttcatctgctcccacgagtgatacatgccctggtctcctcccgcttagactactgtaatacgctctatgtggggttacccttgaaaacggtccggaagttacagctggtacagaatgcggcggcgcgcttgatcaagcatagccgtcgctgtgatcatatcactccagtgttaatagatcttcactggctaccagttgcctaccgggcccaattcaaggtgttggtgttgacctttaaaaccctatacggtttcggcccagtttatctgaaggaacgcctccagaatcaccaatcatgccgcctgacgagatcagcctcacaagccTCACAAGACTCTCTCGgttccaccggttaaaacagccaggctggtgcggaccagagagagggcattttcggttgtggcccccaccctctggaattcccttccttttgatctgcgacatgctccctccttgataggttttcaccgagccttaaagacctggctgttcaggcaggcctacaggattggGGCAGATTAGTTTCATGCTGTATTTAAATTGAAGGTTGGTTTTTAGATTAATTATGTTGTTGtttgatatgtatattatgttttatattattgtacgtcgcctagagtgtccgtttactcggacagataggcgactcaaaattttttattattattattattattattattaaaagcagACAAGTGCAATTCTGAATTACATAGTTTGGTTACACAAAGTGCCTGAACACCTATCAAATGGGATTGCTTTCAACTTGCATGTATGTAAGAATTCAAGAAGACTAAATGAGATAAAATGGTAGTGGGGACCTATTTCAGGCCAAGGACCACATTCATCACTGGCAATCTTccaagagccacatgccagtggtggaaggagccagaggcaaaaagtagacACAGCAACCGATGaatctcttacctttgtacagcggGCTGCATTCCAGCAGCTACACATAAGCCAGATGTTTCTACATACCCACACCCATctttccatccaggcactcaagaggcattatcacacttCAAGGACACCTTTCAGCCAAGAAATAGCATTTAAGGAGGGGCTGGAACAAGGCCAGTGGGGTGTGTGGTCTGGCGAAAGTGATAAGGACTGGGCAGAaaagcttggagggccacatttggcccctgggggcctggggtttcccacctctgggttaaaaagaggaagagaaacgGAATGTTGAAGGCTtacaatttgcattttatttttccctGTCTGTGCAGATGTATTTCAATACAGAACTTACTTCAACATTGGCTCACTGTTAACAGGTGAATTACAGCCTTCACCTGCGCATGTGGCTCAAGTGAGGCGATGTAATTGTTATGCTAACATAATATAGGAAACATGGCACTATGCCAGCTTTACAGGCAGGCAATTTGTCCATTTCACAAGGAGGTATCGGAGTCAGCCATCAGACTACATCTAGCCATTTATTTACTGAGATTTTAAGCTTGCCCATTGTGAATGTATTGTAAATAGGATAAATTCATTGATGAAAAATTATTTCCCAACTGGATACAAAATTATATTACGTTTGGCAGGTCAAGTAACACAAAGCGTGAAAATCTGGTGACATCAGCAAGCAAGGGAAAATTTCTGTATAATTAAAGTTAGCTGAAAAGGATAAGAAATTATCTTTAAAAACCCTGAGGAAGTGGTGTGACATTTTCTGCATGCTCAGAGCAAAGACTTATTAGACCTTTTAAAATCAAGTTGAATGTAGAGAAGATAAACAGAATATATCTTACCAAGGCCTAGTGGCAGCAATGGGCCAGGTCAGACACTGGCCAAGGACCCAGGAGGACCCCTCACAAGCCTGACCCCACCGGGTGTTCAGGGGTTCATGTAAATCAGGATGACTGCATGCACCTGGCACTGACAGCAGCTACTGGGAGCAGGATGTGGGGCCAGGTCAGAATCTCTTAACAGATGTGTACACAGCATGCAGCCAGAGCGTTTGGGGAGTCTCTGCACCACCAGCAAGTTGCCTCACCACTAAACAACCAGCTGGCAGGCCCAGAAGTCCTTTTGTGGCAGTCGCTCTCCAGCTGGAAAAGGAACAGGTACTGCATGGGAGGGGAGATGGGGTGAGGCGCTGACTGGCAAGTTCAAAGCAATGCATACAGAGGATCTGGTCCAGAAGCAAGCCCTTTCGGAAAGGGCTTCTTTGTGGCACTTGTGCTTCAGctgggatagggaggggaggggagacaaTAGATGGCACATGCACATTCTGATCTGGAAGCCGCTTTGTGGATCCCCGGTCAGGAAAGGAAGCAGACTTAAGAGGAGGGGTGATAGCTGCAGGAGCAGCAAGGCACCGCTGAGAGAAGGAACTCTCTGAAAGAGCCTAACTGTGCAATCTGAAccatgtctactccaaagtaagtcctattgaattcaatggggcttacttccaggtaagtgagggTTAGGACTACAACCTAACAGAGGGACACAGCGCTTGGAGATAAGaaggttttttgttgtttttctaacTACATAATAGTTGTACTCTAGAAATGGGAGAACAAAAGTAGATGACCTCTGACTTCTGATATGCTGGAGTATTTCTCCTGGACATATTTCTATCCTTCCTGCTCTCATTGTTCCagcaatgcatgtctactcaatgtgtattttatttttaatggggcttactctattTTGGAAATTCACTAATTCAAATCCACTAGAGGGAGCACATACTTTGTCTATGAATATAGTTCTATGCTTACAGTTAACTTTTACAATGTCATTTTTCATGTGCTAACATTTCATAACATATTATAAATCTCTGGCTTAATAATTTTTGGTATCTACTGGAGATATAGAACTGACTTTAAAATGCTGAACTGGAACTCAGCCTGTACATTTATGATCTGATCAGTAATCAAACTACAACACAATTTTATTGGAGTCACCTCTATATAAGCAATAGCGTGACAGATTTAAAGTGAAAAAAGTGAAATGTACTTAAGTTTACTATTAGGCTCACCATCCCAAAACATTCCCATATATTTGACAAAAAGTAAATATGATGATTGTAAAATCCAGTTGAATATGACCTATTTCCAAAGgttaaaataaaactaaaaatgtACCTTGCAGTCCATTCTGCAAAGTTTTCCTTCTTGAACAATCAGATCTCCTGGGGCCTGCAGGAAATGAGGTCGAAAGAAACGTTCCTGAATTGGTTCATTTTCATCTCCACTATCCCTTGATCGAGATCGTGGTCTGTAAAAATATACAGAATACACTCATTTTCCACCCCAGGTTCTGCCCTAACCATTTAAGTAACCTTGAGTCTCTACCATGCAACAGCTCTGTACAATGTTGCTAGGCTGTATCTAACAAAGTTGACAGACGGTTTCCAACTAAGCAGTGCTGATCTGTACTGGCATACCAGCACATTGTCCTGGTTAAGCTCATAATGTCAGCACAGCACCAGAGATTGAGACATTGCACCTATGCAACACTCACTGAATCTATCCTGCTTATTTGCCAATGATTATAGGATGAGCCCAGAAtttatctctcttttttaaaacacacaccttAATTTAGCTATACTCACTTTGGGGGCTGCCTGTGGAGAGAATGAATAATCAATATGAATAGCCAAGTCCATATCAGCTCCAGATGTGGGCTTACTaccttgggaggaaaggtgagatggcCACTTCAGATGGTGGAGATCTTACGGGTGGcagcttttctcttttttctttctttaaacaagtttttaaaatgctttaacaAAAATGCTGCCTATGTGACGGCATTAGCGATGCAAGAACATCTCCAAGGTGCCACTGCTTATACAGACTTGGTTGTAGGTACCATTCTGCTAATTGAAGAAACCTCCAACCCATTGCTTGCAGTTTCCTAACACAGTTACTTTGTGGTGATGCCACTTAAGGTAAGATTGGCTGTCTACAATATGAGCAGTAACTTGGAAACACTTCCTTCCCTGAGTATGCAACCTATTAGCGCTGgtcttaccattaggcagaggaaggcaatcgctCAGGCAGCGTATGCTGGGAGGCAACGGCAGCGCAGCTCTCCCAGCCATTCCTAGAGATGTGACGGCCCAGtggaaaacaaaaaataaagaacAGGCTTTCTCCCCTGAATTttaccattcccccccccccaggcctacACATCTCTAGCCATACATCTTTGCTGGAGGTCACAGCTATGTGTGCCAGAGGCTTTTCATTCacctcctaagctagcctgctgctctcagaTGAAGTGGAGGATGGTGATCCCCTGCCATTGTTGAataaagattcaactgccagtacACTATAGTGAGTGTCTGGACACAGAATGGGGAACcaccatcttgtcttttgcctcagaaTGGCCCTGCCAGGGGGAAAATTGGTTGCggcagggggagagaagaaagaaGAGCACATCATCCAGGGATTGGGGACTAAAACTGGCCTTGGTTAACTCCATTTAAGAATCTAAATAAGAAGGGGTGAGAGTAGCAATGGGAAGAGGGAATGTAAAAAACCAGAGGTTTTTCATGATAAACATTATTCCCACGCTCTCAGCAACCCAAGCACTCTAAAAAAGCAAATATGACCAAAATGATGGACTAGATTCTAAACATATGCTCTCTGACTTCTGAGCACCTACATCTCCTCCCTAaactttcattaatttcaaactaGACTTGGACTGAGGTGGGTACGATTCTTCTTATGCACCCTAAACAAATTGTTGGCTTTCGGAATAAttttgcaggggggagggagatgaaAGCACTCTACTCAATATAGGTCAATAAAATGAGTAAGATGCAAGGGAGCAAAAGGCAACCTCTGCATGCTTTCTAGGACATAAAATTAAATCGAGGCTTCCTATTCATGAGTCACATGGGGTTTGCTCTATTATACACACATCCAAAACTGAGTGCTGACAGAAGCTTGAAAATATATGAAGTGCCAGATGTTAGCAACACCATCATGTTTCAATTAGTATTGGATATATTACACACACCCATATAAGAACATCAATATGAGAATGTGGAATGGTGCATCTAAATCTCTCTCTGGACCAAATATATGTTATGTAGCttgaaacatacatacatacatacataaattggAAACTATCCTGCCAAATTTATCAAGTCTaaatgatttcagtgggagagattcAAACCCATGTTTAATCTGTTGCTGAAAATGGCTGTAGATCAAAAATTCTTAAATTTGACTGGATCACATCCTTCACTACTTATTTTAGTTTTTTCTGGATTTTTCCTCTTGCCTTTCTGTTATCATAGCCTTCTACATTTCTCATCCTTGCAATGTCTGAAAATATGGCAGTATGCACACACACTTAACTAGTTTCTGTAGAACACACATCACTGAGGGAAAGATTTTAATGAAAACCTAAACTCAGTTTCTTACAACAAACttccaaagccctatacaacttgggaccaggacacctgaaagaccatcttgctccttatatacccagtccatcactgcactctgcaggcaagggcctcctgcagataccatcttatcgggaggtccattctgcacaacataggaaacagacctttggtgtggcagcacttaccctgtagaattcccttcccttaaatattagacaggcaccatctctgttatcttttcggcacctattgaacaccttcctctttcaacaagccttttaagttgagacctaccccagtctgcatctgtgttggaattgctttttaagatgttcttaaaccttcttttttaaaatgtttttaatcttaagacgatgttttgaaagctttaagaaacgtttttaaagatgttttgttttaatgtgttttaaagtttgtttttatgatgctttaaagtttttagtgcttttctttgccgccctgggctcctgctgggaggaagggcaggatataaatcaaataataaataaaataaataaatcatgcttTTCACGCTAAAGCTTACTTTGCTTACTCCAACTAGGTTAAGGTTGGAGGAAACACAGCAGTGGGAAGctttttctagtgaacatcaggaCAAGGCTGCTAAGTGCTGCTTCACACTTTATGTGTGTCCTACTAGTGTTTGCCATGGTACACATGTACATTGTTGAGGGGTCATGCATCTTTTCAATTTTTATATGTCCAACGCAGTGAACACCAGTGAAACCCAGCTGCTGCATAAAACCTGGAGCAACCTCTAAGATGCACTGCCTTgtttgcacatcatgctaagcGAAAACAATGTCACACTAACTGAACACATGAGCTCCTGAACAGGAGTTCCCAGTCGCTTTGCTCCTTTCTGGTTGTTTTGTTGCTGTGCCACACTGAgcacatagtttggcttagcatgtcatccatacctgggctcatggtttagcaCTTCTGGACAAATTATGAGCTGTAAACCACAGGATAGCTTGTGGTTAGTCAGGACACAGCCAAACCATGAGCCCGGGTTTGGACAAGATGTTAAGCCATACTTTGGTTTAGCACCGTGCAGCGGCAAAATAACTGGAGAGGAGTGAAGCAGCTAGGATCTCCTCCCCAGGAACCTGTGCctttgcactaagccatggtttggtttaatgtgatgtaCAAACCAGGCCTCCATCAAAATGGATCCAACAGTACTTTGGTTTTTTGTAGGAATTTCAGCCTTTAACCACTAACTGGCTTGGGATTTTAAGgactgccttctcccacaaacaTCTGCCTGGCAATTGGCATATACTTTCTGAGGTAAAACAGGTGATTACAAGAGAGGggactttttcagtagtggcacccaAACCATGGAACCCCAGCCCTAGACATGTGCACCTGGGGTGATCTATGAATTTTACTATGGTATACATTTCTTATACTCATGTCACTATTTTAAGGCACAGTTCAGCAGCAATTAGATTCAGGTTTGAGGTGAACCTTTTGGGCAGCTAACTGCAAAGTTTCCTAAGATGAACTGCTAACAACATCAAGAATCTTGGTAATCAAAGCAAGAAATAAACATGCAAGTATTTATTTCAGTTTTGGAACCATAAAAAATTCTTCATGTCTAGAGCTCTTGAGAAAGGTTCACATATGACTATAGTACCTTCTGACATGAGGCTGGCTAGGTGGTGTCCGGGGACTACGCCCTCTCTGGTTGACAGCTTGGACCATCAGCCTTCCTGTACAGCTTACCCTGCCCTATCAAAcattggaagaaaaaaaatgagaagttaTACATTTGAAAAACTATATTGAAAATACTTCCGGA
It contains:
- the PALLD gene encoding palladin isoform X8, with amino-acid sequence MARRLLGADSAATVFNIQEPEEELAGQGMGSLDGSVVIPEDVQKEYKVSSFEQRLISEIEFRLERSPVEESDDEVEDGEHLDNSVAPYFEMKLKHYKIFEGMPVTFTCSVSGNPNPKIYWFKDGKQISKRSEHYRMQREPDGTCSLHTTASTLDDDGNYTIMAANPQGRVSCTGRLMVQAVNQRGRSPRTPPSQPHVRRPRSRSRDSGDENEPIQERFFRPHFLQAPGDLIVQEGKLCRMDCKVSGLPTPDISWQLNGRVMRSDSSHKMLVRENGVHSLIIEPVTAKDAGIYTCVATNRAGQNTFSLELIVAAKEAHKPPVFVEKLQNTGVAEGYPVRLECRVSGVPHPQIFWKKENESLTYNTDRVSMHQDNHGYICLLVQGATKDDAGWYTVSAKNEAGIVSCTARLDVYTQWQQQPQTTKPKKVRPSASRYAALSDQGLDIKAAFQPEANPGHLTLQSGLVESDDL